From one Thermomicrobiales bacterium genomic stretch:
- a CDS encoding DUF1177 domain-containing protein, with protein sequence MVFRQVIDAFEALDSATADGERAAALVRDSGVDDVTIQRVHGDRGYTDFIKAVVPGTNGRSAGGNAPTLGIIGRLGGLGARPERIGFVSDGDGALAAIAVAMKLGLMQRHGDALPGDVIVATHVCPNAPVRPHDPVPFMASPVETSQMNEYEVDARMEAILSVDTTKGNRIINTRGFAISPTVKQGYILRVSEDLLDIMQWTTGRLPAVFALTTQDITPYGNDVFHLNSILQPATATAAPVVGVAITTEVPVPGSGTGATHLTDVEQVARFCIEVSKAFGAGQCRFHDPAEYARLIELYGEMTHLQAPPPS encoded by the coding sequence GTGGTCTTCCGACAGGTGATCGATGCCTTCGAGGCGCTGGATAGCGCGACGGCCGACGGGGAGCGAGCCGCGGCGCTAGTCCGTGATTCTGGCGTGGACGACGTGACAATCCAACGCGTCCACGGCGATCGGGGCTATACCGATTTCATCAAGGCAGTCGTGCCAGGCACAAATGGCCGATCGGCTGGAGGCAACGCGCCGACGTTGGGGATCATCGGCCGGCTCGGCGGGCTGGGGGCTCGCCCGGAGAGGATCGGTTTCGTTTCCGACGGCGACGGCGCGCTGGCCGCGATCGCTGTCGCGATGAAGCTGGGGCTGATGCAGCGTCACGGCGACGCGCTCCCGGGCGACGTGATCGTCGCTACCCACGTCTGCCCAAACGCCCCGGTCCGCCCGCACGACCCGGTTCCGTTCATGGCCTCCCCGGTCGAGACCAGCCAGATGAACGAATACGAGGTCGATGCCCGGATGGAGGCGATACTGTCCGTGGATACGACCAAGGGCAACCGGATCATCAACACGCGCGGGTTCGCCATCTCGCCGACCGTGAAGCAGGGCTATATCCTCCGTGTCAGCGAGGATCTGCTCGATATCATGCAGTGGACCACCGGCCGGCTGCCGGCCGTCTTCGCCCTGACGACGCAGGACATTACCCCATACGGCAACGACGTCTTCCACCTGAATAGCATCCTCCAGCCGGCCACCGCCACTGCCGCGCCGGTCGTCGGTGTCGCGATCACGACAGAGGTGCCAGTGCCTGGCTCGGGGACTGGCGCGACACATCTGACCGATGTAGAGCAGGTTGCTCGATTCTGCATCGAGGTCTCCAAGGCATTCGGCGCTGGCCAGTGCCGCTTCCATGACCCCGCCGAGTACGCCCGGCTGATCGAGCTCTACGGCGAGATGACCCACCTGCAAGCGCCACCGCCGAGCTGA